A region of the Kribbella sp. NBC_01245 genome:
CACCGCGCTCGCGACGGCGTACGCCGTGATGGTGGCGCTGCGCGAACGGGACGTCTCGGGCGCCGGTCAGGTGGTGGATCTCGCGATAATCGAGCCGATCCTGATGATGCTCGGCGGCGGCATCACGGCGTTCCAGCAGTTGGGGTACGTCCAGCCGCGGCTCGGGAATCGCTCGTCGAACAACGCACCGCGCAACGTGTATCGAACGCTGGACGGCGAGTGGGTCGCGGTGTCGACCAGTTCGCAGAGCATCGCCGAACGGGTCTTGCGGTTGGTCGGCCGGGAGGACCTGGTCGCGCAGCCGTGGTTCGGGTCCGGGCGCGAGCGGGCCGAACATGCCGATGAGTTGGACGAGGCTGTTGGTTCGTGGATCGCGGGCCACCCGTTGGACCAGGTGCTGTCGGCATTCGAGAAGGCCGAGGCTGCGGTCGGGCCGGTGTACGACGTACGGGGGATTGTGACCGACCCGCAGTACGCCGCACTCAGGACGATCGCCACAGTGGATGACGATGAGCTCGGGCCGTTGCAGATGCAGAACGTGTTGTTCCGGATGTCGGAGTCGCCCGGCGCGATCAAGTGGGCCGGGCGTGCACATGGTGCCGACACGGCCGAGGTGCTTGCCGAGGTTGGAGTTTCGCCCGAGCGGTTGGCGGAGTTGCGGGCGGAGGGCGTGTGCTGACTGCGCTTTACGTGCCGGGCAATCGGCCCGAGCGCTTCGCCAAGGCGGCCGGGTCTGGGGCCGACCTGGTGATCGTTGACCTCGAGGACGCCGTACCGGTCGACGCCAAATCCGCCGCACGTGCTGCCGCGGTCGAGTGGCTTGCCGGGTCTGTGGCCGAGGTGCGGGTCAATACGTTGGATTCCCCTTGGGGGCTTGACGATCTCGACGCGCTGGCCGCTGTTGGCGAGGTACGGATCCGGCTGCCGAAGGTGGAAAGCGTCGACGACGTACGACGCGTGCTCGACTTGCTGCCCTTGGCAAAGATCACCGCCTTGCTGGAATCGCCGTTGGGCGTGGAACGCGCCTTCGATATCGCCTGTTCGGGTGTCGTCGGTGTCGGGCTCGGCGAATCCGACCTGTCGGGATTGCTCGGGGTGGATGGTCCGGAAGGGCTCGCCTGGTCGCGCGGCCGCCTCATCTCGGCATCGCGCGCTGCGGGGCTAGGGGCGCCGATGATGTCGGTCTATCCGCGGGTCAACGATCCCGACGGCCTGTACGCGTCGTGCCTCACCGGCCGCGCCCTGGGCTTCACCGGCCGGGCCGCGATCCACCCGGCCCAGCTCCCGATCATCGTCGAGGCCTTCACCCCAACGTCGGCCGAACTAGCCCAAGCCACGGAACTGCTCGACGCAGTAGCTCAAGCCGGCACCACCGAGGGCGGCGTACTCGTCCTCCCCGACGGCCGAATGGTCGACCCCGCGATGGTCACTCGCGCCCGCGAACTCCTCGCGCTAGCTCCTTAGGCTTTCCTTGGCGGCGTCTTTGAGGGCGTCGAGGAGGATGCGGACGGCCGGCTGCGTCAGCGTGCTTTCCCGTACGGCGGCGTAGATCGTCCGCACCGGCTCCGGGCGGCGGACCGCGCGGATGGCGACATCCGGATGGCGGGTGTTGAGGCCGAGCCGGGGGATGAGGGCGATCCCAAGTCCGGCGGCGACGAGGCCCTGCGCGGTGGCATGATCCTCGCTCTTCGCGGCGAAGTCGGGGCTGAAGCCTGCGGCCGCGCACGCGTTCAGGATCGGATCCAGGCAGGGGCCCGGTGGCTCGCTGCCGATCCACGGTTCGTCGGCGAGGTCGGCCAGGTCCAGCGCCTTTTTCCCGGCGAGCGGGTGCCCGGTGGGCAGCACGGCCAGGTAGCTGTCGTCGACCAGGTGCACCACGCGGATACCCGGCGGGCTCTCGCTACTGCCGGCCATGCTGCTGCCGACCAGGATGGTCAGGTCCGAGTCGTCTTGCTGCATGCTGCGCAAGGGATCTTCGAGATCGGTCAGCGTGAGATCGACGGCCAGCCCGTCGTACTCGCGACGAAGCCGTGCCAGGGCGGGTGCGAGCAGCGTCGGGCCGACCGAGGTGAAGTAGCGGATCGCCAGCCTGCCCGTGCGGCCGGCGCGTAAGTCGGCCAAGGCGCGCTCTGCCTCGGTGACGTGCTGGCTGAGGATGCCGGCGTGCTCGGTCAGTAGTCGGCCGGCCGCGGTCGGTCGTACACCTCGCCCGACCCGTTCGAGCAACGGGACGCCGGCTTCCCGCTCCAGCGCGGCCATCTGCTGGCTGATGGCCGACGGGGTGTAGCCCAGGTGCGCGGCCGCGGCGGTCACGGATCCGCTGGTCACCACTGCCCGCAAGATCTGCAGCCTTCGAACGTCAAGCATGTAGGACAGCTTAATCCACCTTCAGAATCATTCGCTTGTCCTTCCAAGTTGAATCGGGCACCGTTTCATCCGGACGGGTCGATCGAGGAGGAACCAAGACGTGAGTGGTCTGTGGGCGTTGGGCCGGGTCGTGGTCCTGGCCTTGTTGTGGGGGTCGACCTACCTGTGGATCGAGCTTGCTCTGGACGCCTTTTCGCCGGTCCAAGTGACCTTCATTCGCTGCGTGCTCGGGGCTGCCACGCTGCTGGTCCTGTGCTTCGGTAGCGGTCGGCGGCTGCCCAGGGATCGGGCGACCTGGGGTCGCGTCGTCGTGGCGGCCTTCTTCTGCAACGCACTGCCGTACGCCTTGTTCAGCATCGGCCAGCAGATCATCGACTCCGGGGTCGCCGGCATGCTGAACGCGACGACTCCGCTGTGGTCGATGTTGATCGGCCTGCTGATCGGGACCGAACGCGGCATCCGCCCGATCCGGGTGGCCGGGCTCGTGCTCGGATTCAGCGGGACCGTGGTGATCTTCGCGCCGTGGCAGCAGGCGGGCGGCGTCGGTTGGGGTGCGCTGGCGATCATCGGGGCGGCCGTGAGTTATGCCGTCTCCTTCGCGTACATGGGCCGTAACCTGGTGGGTCGCGGCATCCCGACGATCTCGCTCTCCGCGGCGCAACTCTGCGCGGCCGTGGTGTTCAGTGGGCTCGCCCTGCCGGCCGGCGGTTTGGCGTCGGTGGACCTTGACCGGACGGCCCTGATCGCCGTTGTCGTACTGGGAATCGTCGCCACCGGGATCACCTTCCACCTCACCTACCGGATCATCGCGGACGAAGGCGCGACGAACGCAGCGACGGTTGGCTATTTGCTGCCGGTGGTCTCGGTGGCGTTGGGGAGCATCGTGCTCGGCGAGGACATCGGCATCCGGGTGGCCGCGGGGATGTTCATCGTGCTGCTCGGTGTCGGCCTGACGCGTCGGCGCCCGCCGGCAGTGGTTGCGGGCCCGGCACTCGTCGCGACTGGTAGTGACCGATGAGGGTTCTCTACCAGGTCGACTCCTTTACGAGTACGCCGTTCACGGGGAACCCCGCGGGCGTGGTGCTGGCGGCGGAGGGGATGACCGACGCGGAGATGCTCGCCGTCGCGGCCGAGCTCAACAACTCCGAAACGGCGTTCGTACTCCCTGCCGACGGCCTTGATCACGATGTGCGGATCCGCTTCTTCACCCCGACGACAGAGGTGCCGACGTGTGGTCACGCCACCATCGCGGCCCACTTCGCCCGAGCTATCGAGTACGGCCTTCCCGCGGGTTCGCTGGTTCAGAAGACGGGGAGCGGTCTGCTGCAGCAGGTCGAGATCCACCGCGACGGGGATCGCATCAGCATCGGCTTGCACCAGGGCGTTGCGTCCTTCGGCCCCGAGCTGAACACCTCGCAGGTCGACCGCCTCCTGCACGCGCTCGGCGCCGGACGCCACGACCTGGCCGACGGCGGTCCCGTCCAGATCGTCTCGACAGGCCATTCCAAGGTGTTGCTCGAGCTGCGCAGCCGCGCCGTGGTCGACGGGCTGCGGCCCGACCTGGTCGCATTGACGGCGCTCAGCCAGGAGATCGGCAGCAACGGATACTTCGTCTTCACCCGATCCACCGGCGACGCCGAGCTGCTCACCTGGTCGCGCATGTTCGCCCCCGCGATCGGAATCCCCGAAGACCCCGTGACCGGCAACGGCCACGGCCCCCTCGGCGCCTACCTCGTCCGCCACGGCCTCGTCCCAGCGTCCGGCGGAACCCTCACCTTCACCGGCCGCCAAGGCTCCGCCATAGGCCGGCCAGGCGACGTCCAAGTCACCATCGAAGTCCGCCCGGACAACGAGCTCCTCGCCTCAATCACCGGCAACGCGACCACCGCCTTCCGCGCCACCCTCCACATCTGAAACCTGCCTTCCCCGCATCCGAACTACGGACCCGGCGGTCGGCATCCCGACCGGCCGGAAACGGTCACAAGGGCCCGATGAGTGCCGACACGCCTGGTCACGAGGGCCCGATGAGCGGAAGTCGGGGGTGGGGGTGCGCGTTATGGTCGGGAGATGGTGGAGACGGTGGATGCGGTGGTGGTCGGGTCTGGGCCTAATGGGCTGGTTGCGGCGATCGCGTTGGCGGATGCCGGGTGGGACGTGCTCGTGGTGGAGGCGTCCGATCAGCTTGGTGGTGCGGTTCGGTCCAGTTCGGCGGATGGGTGGACGACCGATCACTGCAGTTCGTGTTATCCGCTGGGCGTCGCCTCGCCGGTGATTCGGGCATTGGAGTTGGAGCGGTTCGGCTTGAAGTGGGCGCACGCACCCCGGCCGTTGGCGCACTTGCTGGATGCGGAATCCCCGGCCGCTTTCATCGATCCGGATCCCGAGCGTACGGCGGCTGGGCTGGCGGCAGAGCATCCGGCCGACGGCGAGGCGTGGTTGAGGTTGTACGAGGGCTACATCAAGATCCGCGAGCCCTTGTTGCGCGCGTTGCTCACCGGTTGGCCGCCAGTTGGTGCCGCGGGACGGCTGGTGCGGCAGCTCGGTTCACTCGCCGAGCTTGGGCGGTTCGCGCGGTTCATGGCGCTGCCGGTGCATCGGATGGGCCAGGAGTTGTTCGCCGGTCAACGTGGGCGGGCGCTGCTGACGGGTAATGCCATGCACGCCGACGCACCACCTTCCGCGACGGTTAGCGGCACCATGGGCTGGCTGCTCGCGATGTTGGCCCAGGATATCGGATTCCCTGTGGTGCAAGGCGGTTCGGGCCGTCTCGCCGACGCGATGATCGCCCGGGCGCGCGAGTCCGGCGTCGACTTCGCGACGGGTGAACCGGTGGTCGGTCTGACCGTGAACGGCGGCCGGATCACCGGCGTTCGGACGGCCGCGGGGCGGACGATCTCGGTCAAACGAGCCGTCATCGCCGACACCTCCGCGCCCGTGCTGTACGACGAGTTGTTGCCGTCAGCAATCATCCCGGCCGGGCTTCGGCGCGACCTGGCGAAGTTCGAGTGGGACTTCCCGACGGTCAAGGTCAACTACCGTCTCTCGGCCGCCGCCCCCTGGACCGCGAAAGACGCGCACACCGCGGGCGTCGTACATCTTGGTGGTAATGCGGACGATCTCGTGCACACTGCCGCCGACCTCGATACCGGTAGGTTGCCGGGGGCCCCTTTCCTGTTGGTGGGACAGACGAGTACGGCGGACCCGAGTCGTTCCCCGGCCGGCACCGAGGCGTTGTGGGCGTATTCGCATCTGCCGCGCGGGGTTGCCGATGACGCCTCGGCGGACAAGATCGCGGGCCGGATGGACCGTCAGCTCGAGCGGCACGCCCCGGGCTTCAGCGAGCTCGTTCTCGATCGGCAAGTCCAGCGGCCCGGGGAGTTCGAGGCGGGCAACGCGGCGATGGGCCTCGGCGCGCTTGGCGGCGGGACGACCCAGTTGCACCAGCAGTTGGTATTCCGCCCGACGCTCGGACTTGGCGGGCCTCGGACGTTCGTCGACGGGCTCTACCTCGGCAGCGGCGCGATCCACCCCGGCCCCGGCGTACACGGTGCGTGCGGCTGGCTGGCGGCCCGCGCGGCCCTCCGGGACGCGGCCCCGCTCGGTCTCCTCACGCGCCGCCCGACCTCCGCCCTACTCCGCCGCCTCCAAGCTTGACCTGAGGTCGGATAGGTTCGGTGGGTATCCAGGATGAAGGAGTCGACTTGAAGTTTCTGCTGACGATCTACGGCAACGAAGAGATCTGGGGCTCGTACTCGAAGGAGGAGTTCGAGGCGTTGATCGCGGCCGACGCGGAGTTCCAGCGCGAGATCCGCGAATCGGGTGAGTTCGTCTCGGTCGAGGGCCTCACGGATCCGGCCAACGCGCGGACCGTGAAGATCCGCGAGGGCGTGCCGGTGGTGACCGACGGACCGTACCTGGAGTCCAAGGAGTACCTGGCCAGCTTCTTCGTGCTCGACTGCGAGAACCTCGATCGCGCGGTGGAGATCGCCGCGAAGTACCCGACGGCCAAGACCACCGGTGTCGAGGTCTGGCCGTTGATGGAAGCCGGCGGGACCGACGTGTGACCGAGGACCTGCTGCGGGAGTTGGCGCCGCAGGTCCTCGCGGTGCTCGTCCGCCGCAACGGGCAGTTCGACGCCTGCGAGGACGCCGTCCAGGAGGCCCTGCTCGCCGCGGCGACGCAATGGCCGGAGGCAGGCGTTCCGGACAACCCGCGCGGTTGGCTCATCACTGTCGCGTCGCGGCGGCTGACCGACCAATGGCGTAGCGAGAGCGCTCGCCGGCAGCGCGAGGACAAGGCCTATGTGCTCGACGAAGCGGCGGATCAGCCCGAGATTCCGCAGTCCGACGACACGCTGACCCTTTTGTTCATGTGCTGCCATCCGGCCATCACGCCGCCGTCGCAGGTCGCGCTCACCCTGCGGGCCATCGGCGGTCTGACCACCGGCGAGATCGCTCGCGCGTTCTTGATGCCCGAGGCAACGATGGGATCACGGATCAGCCGCGCGAAGAAGAGCATCAAGGCGGCCGGCAGCCAATTCGCGCTACCGCCCGAGGCCGAGCGTGACGAGCGGCTCAAGGTCGTGCTGCATGTCTTGTACCTGATCTTCAACGAGGGCTACACCGCGAGTTCGGGCGAGGACCTGCAGCGGGTCGACCTCACCACCGAGGCGATCCGCCTGACCCGGGAGGTGCATCGCCTGCTGCCGGCCGACGGCGAGGTGGCAGGGCTGCTCGCGTTGATGCTGTTGACCGACGCGCGCCGCGCGGCCCGGATCCGGCCCGACGGCGGGTTGATCCCGATCGACGAGCAGGACCGGTCGTTGTGGAACCGGGAGCTGATCGAGGAAGGCTCGGCGCTGATCCTGCGGACGCTGGCGCACGGCGCGCTCGGGCAGTACCAGTTGCAGGCGGCGATCGCGGCCGTGCACGCGGAGGCCCCGACCGCCGAGGCGACGGACTGGCCGCAGATCCTCGGCCTCTACCGCCTGCTGGACCGGATCGCGCCCAGCCCGGTGGTGACCTTGAACCGCGCCATCGCGCTCGCCCAGGTCCAAGGTCCGCAGGCCGGGCTGGACCTCCTTGCCACGCTCGACGGCGACAAGTTGATGGCCGACAACCACCGCCTGTACGCCGTACGGGCCCATCTGCTCGAACGCGCCGGCGACCCCGCGGCGGCTCGCGCGGGCTATCTCGAGGCCGCCCGCCGTACGACGAGCCTGCCCGAGCAGCGTTATCTCAACGCCCGCGCTGCCGCCCTCACCTGAGGTAGCCACAAAACCCGCAGAAGGTCGTAGCCTGGAAGCGGTCGGGGAGGGCCGTGGGGTGGATGACGACAAGCTGGTAGCGGTAACAGGGGCGACGGGACGACAGGGCGGCGCCGTGCTGCGCCATCTATTGGCGGATGGCTGGCAGGTCCGCGCTCTGACTCGTACGCCGAACTCGATACGGGCGCAGGCACTGAAGGACCTCGGCGCCGAAGTCGTGGCCTGCGATATGGCCGACCGCGACTCCTTGGTGAAAGCGTTCGCCGGCGCTCGCGGTGTTTACAGCGTGCAGAATCCGATGATCGCGGGATTCGACGGGGAAGTGGCCCAGGGCAAGAATGTCGCGGACGCCGCCAAGGCCGCTGGCGTACTGCACGTCGTTTATGGCGGCGCCGGGCCCGGTCTGCCCGGGACCGGAGTCGATTCCTGGGAGTCGAAGCTGATCGTTGCCGACTATGTGCGCGAGTTGGGCATCCCGCTGACCGTGCTGCGGCCGATGGCGTTCATGGAACTGATGACCGACAAGGACCTCTACCCACCAGTCGCCATGTGGCGCCTCATGCCCAAGTTCGCCGGCGCCGACACTCCGATCCCGTGGCTGGCCGTCGACGACCTTGGCGTGATCGCGGCACGGGTATTCGCCGACCCGGAGACTTTCGTTGGTACGGACCTGCCGCTGGCAGGAGAGATCCGCTCGGTCGAGTACTGCCGTCAAACGTGGCAACGCGTGATGGGCCGCGCACCACGAAGCTTCCCGATGCCGGTCTGGCTTTTCGAACGCTTCACCGGCAAAGACCTCACGACCATGTGGCGTTGGCTCGCACGCAACGAGGTTTCGGTTGACCCTCAGGAGACGAGCGCGCTGCTCGGTTCCGTCACGACAGTCGAGCGGTTCGTCGCCGCTCGCCGATAGCCGGGGCGGGGATGCGACGGCCGAGCGTGAGCAGGGCGGCCGCGGTGAGGCAGGCGGCCGCGACGGAGAGGATGACGGGGTGATAGCCGGCGCTTCCGGCGAGAATCGCGGCGCCTAGGGGTGCGGAGGCGCGCGAGATGATGACCGGGGTGGCGAGCGTTCCGGCGATGGTCGCGTACCCGGTCGCGCCGTACCGGTCGAGCAGGATCGCCGGAGTGGCGATCGACGAGATGCCGAAGCCCAAGCCGAACAACACCAAGCACGCGATGGCGCCGGCCAGGTTGCGGCCTACGAGCGGCAGCATCGAGATGGAAACGCCTTGCAGGACAAGGACTCCAGCCATGATGGTGGCCATAGGCAACCAACGTAGCGAGATCGTGGTGGCGATCCGGCCGGTCACCGACAGCAGGCCGAGTACGCCCGCGAGGCTCGCCGCCGTCGCGGTGGAGTGCCCGAGATTGACCAGGTAGAGCACCAGATGCACCGCGATCACGGCCTGCGCTCCGCTATGCAGAACGAAGGCCGCGGCCAGGAGCCAGAACCCGGGATCCCGCAACGCCCGCGCGGGCGAGCCGCTCCGCTGGGGGACCCCGTGTCTGGGCCCCGTACGACGTAAGGCCGTCGCGTGCAGCGGAATCGTCAGAAACCCAAGGGTCGCGGCCAGGATGAGCAGGGTTCGACGCCAGTCGTACGCGTCCACCAAGTACCCCGTCAGCGGGATGAAGATCGAGCTCGCGAATCCCGCCACCAAGGTGATGCCGAGCAGCGCGCGCGTCCGGGCCGCGGGCGCGGTGACGGCGACGACCACGGCGAACGCGGGCTCGTACAGCACCATCGCGGCAGAGATTCCGATCGCCACGAAGACGACGTACAGCTGGGGCACCGTCTGGACCTGCGACCAGCCGAGCACGGCCATGGCGCCGAGCAGGGAGCCGGCCGTCATCAGGCCATGCCCGCCGCGGGCGTCCAGCCAGCGGCCGACCGGCACGGACATCAGCCCGGTCACCAGTACGGCGGTGGTGAACGCGCCGGCGGCCGTGGTGGTGGAGATGCCGAGGTCGCGGCTCATCGGACCGAGCAGCACGCTGAAGGCGTAATACAGCACGCCATAACCGACGGTCTGCGTGACGGCCAGCGCGGCGATCAGACCGCCGCTCCCACGGCGAGCGGCGGCCGTCGCGGATCCCATCAGTTGCAGCAGCCCGATTGCGCGGTCGCGGGCTCGTCGATCACGGTCAGCAGGCCTCCGGCGATACCGGTCGCGAGGCCGCGCGGCTCAGAGGCGTTATTCGACGAGCAGACGCCGGTCTCGGGCAGGTCCAGCTGTACGTCGCGCGCCGCCTCCCAATCGCCGGCCACCGCCGCGACCACCGAACGCGCCTGCTCGTATCCGGTCGCCAGCAGGAACGTCGGGGCGCGGCCGTACGACTTGGCGCCGATCGCGTAGTACCCGGCCTCGGGGTGGGTCAACTCCTCGACGCCGTGCGGCGGGACAGTGCCACACGAGTGCTGGTTCGGGTCGATCAGCGGCGCCAGCGCCCGGGTCGAACCGAGGATCGGGTCGAGGTCGAGCCGCAGTTCGCCGACCATCTCGGTGTCGGGCCGGAAGCCGGTCGAGTTCACCACGGTGTCCGCGATGACGCGCTGGTCGCCCGCTGCCAACTCGACGCGGCCGTCCTCGGTCAAGGCGATGGCCTCTGTGCGGAAGCTGCTCACCAGCTCGACCCGGCCGGACTGCACGAGCTTCTGCAGGCGACTGCCCAGAGCGCCGCGGGCGGGCAACTCGTCGGCCGCGCCGCCACCGTACGTGCGGGCCTGGCTGGTGCCGCGAACCACCCACACCACCTCGGTACCGGGGACCTGCTCGGCCAATTCGCCCAGGTCGAGCAGCGTGGTCGCCGCGGAATGGCCCGCGCCCACGACCGCCGTACGACGTCCTGCGAAGCGCTCCCGGTCGCGGCCGAGCACGTCGGGGAGGGCGTGGCTGAGGTGTTCGGCGGCGGCTTCTTCACCGCGGGCGGGGATGCCCGAGCCGCCGAGAACGTTCGGGCGGCGCCAGGTGCCGGCGGCGTCGATGATGGCGGTGGCCTGCAGCTCGGTGCCGTCGGCCAGGCGCAGCAGGAAGGGCGCGTCTTCGCGGCCGGCGGTGCGGATGCGGTCGAACCCGACCTTGGTCACGGCGACCACGGGTGCGTCGTACCGGATCCGGTTGGTGAGCTCCGGCGTCTTCGCCAGCGGCTCGAGGTAATAGTCGATCAGGTCGCCGCCGTTCGGCAGGGCGGCCAGGTCCGGCTCGACCCAGCCGGCCTGGTCCAGCAGCCGGCGCGCGGCCGAGTCGATGTCGTAGCGCCAGGGGCTGAACAGCTTCACGTGCCGCCACTCGTCGATCGCGGCCGCGACGCCCGGACCAGCCTCCAGCACCACGAAGTCCAGCCCGCGCTCGGCCAGGTGCGCCGCTGCTGCCAGACCCACCGGGCCGGCCCCGATGACCGCCACCTGAGTCGTGTTGTGCTCGCTCACGTCCATCTCCCGCTTCACTATGTTGAAGTTCATCTAATCAGCTGTGCCTAGCCTGCCTCGTGATTAGACAAGAGTCAAGATAGATATCCATCTAAATAGCGCCAAGTACTCTCTGTGTCCTGGGTCACGTGAAGCGGAGTGTAACTTCGGTTTACAGTAGGCCCGAGGACGGACCTAGCAGGGAGCGTGAGATGGCGGTGCCGCAGGCAAGGCAGAAGAACCGGCGGGACGCGATCGGGATGGGCGTGGCACTGCTCAACCGGCTGTCGAAGTCGCGAACGATCGAGCGACTCGGCCTGCGCAAGCAGACCGAGCGAGTGGTTTTCGAGGCGACCAAGACCGGTTTCCGGACGGCCGGCGCCCTGACGCGGAACTTCAAAGCCGTCTCCAGGGCCACGAAACCGGCCCGCCTGCCGTCCGCGAAAGGCAGCGGCAAGTTCGACCTGACGCCGACCGAGGACCAGGAGATGGTCGTCGGAGTGGTCCGCGAGTTCGCCGCGGAGGCCCTGCGCCCGGCGGCGGCCGCGGCCGACACCGCCTGCGCGACCGCTCCGTTGGTGCTCGCGCAGAGTTCGGAGCTCGGCCTGAGTTTGATCGAGGTGCCCGAGGAGCTCGGCGGCATCGTCACCGAACGCTCCGCCCTCACCGGCGTCCTCGTCGCCGAGGCGATGGCGTACGGCGATATGGGTCAGGCCGTCGCGTGTCTGGCACCGGCAGCGGTCAGTACGGCGATCTCGCTCTGGGGCGATGAGGTCCAGCAAGCGACGTACCTGCCGGCGTTCACGGGTGATTCCGTCCCGGCCGCCGCGCTCGCGGTCGTCGAGCCGCGAGCGCTGTTCGATCCCTTCGAGCTGCGTACGCGAGCCCAGCGCGTCGACGATGGGTACGTCTTGAGCGGCGTGAAATCGCTCGTGCCCCGTGGTGCCGAGGCCGAGGTGTTCGTGATCGCCGCCGAACGCGAAGGCCACGGCCCCGCGTTGTTCCTGGTCGAATCGAACCACCCGGGCCTGACCGTCGAGGCCGAGCCGTCGATGGGCCTGCGGGCGGCAAGCTTGAGCCGGATCATCCTCGACGCCGTACCGGCTCAGTTGCTGGGCGAGGGCTCGGCTGAGGACTACGCCGAATGCATCCGGCTGTCGCGACTCGGCTGGTGCGCGCTATCCCTCGGTACGGCGAAGGCGGTGCTCGACTACGTCACGCCGTACGTCAATGAGCGCATCGCGTTCGGTGAACCGATCAGCCATCGCCAGTCGGTCGCCTTCATGGTGGCCAATATCGCGATCGAGCTGGAAGGGATGCGACTCGTCACCTACCGGGCCGGATCGCGTGCGGAACAAGGGCTGACGTTCGCCCGCGAGACCGCGCTGGCCCGTCGGTTGTGCACCGAACAGGGCATGCGGATCGGCACCGACGGCGTGCAACTGCTCGGCGGTCATGGCTTCGTGAAGGAACACCCGGTCGAGCGGTGGTACCGCGATCTGCGGGCCGTCGGCGTGATGGAAGGCGCGGTGCTGGTCTGATGATCAACCTGGAGACTCCTCGCAAGTTCCGCGCCTTCATCAATCAGGCGCACCAGGTCGCGGCCGAGATGCTGCGCCCGAATTCCCGCGAGTACGACCTGGCCGAACACGCTTATCCCAAAGAGCTCGACATGCTCGCGGCCATGGTCGACGGCCTCGGCGCGTCCGGCACCGGCACAGGCGCGGGAGCGAGCGGCGTACGACGTACCGAAGCCGATGTCGACGGGGGAGTGAAGAACGGGTCCAACCTGTCGTCCGCGTTGTCGATCATGGAGATGTGCTGGGGTGACGTCGGCCTGCTGCTGTCGATGCCACGGCAAGGCCTGGGCAATTCGGCCATCGCGTCCGTGGCGAGTGACGAACAGCTGAAGCGATTCGAGGGCGTCTGGGCGGGGATGGCCATCACCGAACCGGGTTGTGGTTCGGACTCGGCCAGCATCCAGACGACCGCGCGGCTCGACGGCGACCACTACGTCATCAACGGCGAGAAGATCTTCGTCACCGCGGGCGGTCGGTGTGACGCCGTTGTCGTCTGGGCGACGCTGGACAAGTCGCTCGGCAGGGCCGCGATCAAGTCGTTCGTGGTCTTCAAGGACACTCCAGGTCTGACCGTCGAGCGGCTCGAGCACAAGCTCGGCATCCGCTCTTCGGATACCGCGACCATCCGGCTGGAGGACTGCCGGGTGCCCGCGGAGAACCTGCTCGGTACGCCGGAAGTCGATGCGGACAAGGGTTTCTCCGGCGTCATGCAGACCTTCGACAACACGCGCCCACTCGTCGCCGCGATGGCCGTCGGCTGCGCCCGGGCCGCGCTCGAACTGACGCACGACCTACTCGCCGAGGCCGGCGTCGAACCCGACTACGACCGCCCGGTCCACCGCCAACCCGCGGCCGCCGCGTCGTACCTGCAAATGGAAGCGGACTGGGAGGCGGCGTACCTCCTCACCCTCCAAGCCGCCTGGATGGCCGACAACGGCCGCCCCAACTCCCTCCAAGCCTCAATGGCCAAAGCCAAAGCCGGCCGCATCGGCAACGACATCACCCTCCGCTGCGTCGAACTGGCCGGCAGCCTCGGCTACAGCGAACACCACCTCCTCGAAAAGTGGTCCCGCGACTCCAAAATCCTCGACATCTTCGAAGGCACCC
Encoded here:
- a CDS encoding DMT family transporter, with product MSGLWALGRVVVLALLWGSTYLWIELALDAFSPVQVTFIRCVLGAATLLVLCFGSGRRLPRDRATWGRVVVAAFFCNALPYALFSIGQQIIDSGVAGMLNATTPLWSMLIGLLIGTERGIRPIRVAGLVLGFSGTVVIFAPWQQAGGVGWGALAIIGAAVSYAVSFAYMGRNLVGRGIPTISLSAAQLCAAVVFSGLALPAGGLASVDLDRTALIAVVVLGIVATGITFHLTYRIIADEGATNAATVGYLLPVVSVALGSIVLGEDIGIRVAAGMFIVLLGVGLTRRRPPAVVAGPALVATGSDR
- a CDS encoding LysR family transcriptional regulator; this translates as MLDVRRLQILRAVVTSGSVTAAAAHLGYTPSAISQQMAALEREAGVPLLERVGRGVRPTAAGRLLTEHAGILSQHVTEAERALADLRAGRTGRLAIRYFTSVGPTLLAPALARLRREYDGLAVDLTLTDLEDPLRSMQQDDSDLTILVGSSMAGSSESPPGIRVVHLVDDSYLAVLPTGHPLAGKKALDLADLADEPWIGSEPPGPCLDPILNACAAAGFSPDFAAKSEDHATAQGLVAAGLGIALIPRLGLNTRHPDVAIRAVRRPEPVRTIYAAVRESTLTQPAVRILLDALKDAAKESLRS
- a CDS encoding PhzF family phenazine biosynthesis isomerase; translation: MRVLYQVDSFTSTPFTGNPAGVVLAAEGMTDAEMLAVAAELNNSETAFVLPADGLDHDVRIRFFTPTTEVPTCGHATIAAHFARAIEYGLPAGSLVQKTGSGLLQQVEIHRDGDRISIGLHQGVASFGPELNTSQVDRLLHALGAGRHDLADGGPVQIVSTGHSKVLLELRSRAVVDGLRPDLVALTALSQEIGSNGYFVFTRSTGDAELLTWSRMFAPAIGIPEDPVTGNGHGPLGAYLVRHGLVPASGGTLTFTGRQGSAIGRPGDVQVTIEVRPDNELLASITGNATTAFRATLHI
- a CDS encoding HpcH/HpaI aldolase/citrate lyase family protein; protein product: MLTALYVPGNRPERFAKAAGSGADLVIVDLEDAVPVDAKSAARAAAVEWLAGSVAEVRVNTLDSPWGLDDLDALAAVGEVRIRLPKVESVDDVRRVLDLLPLAKITALLESPLGVERAFDIACSGVVGVGLGESDLSGLLGVDGPEGLAWSRGRLISASRAAGLGAPMMSVYPRVNDPDGLYASCLTGRALGFTGRAAIHPAQLPIIVEAFTPTSAELAQATELLDAVAQAGTTEGGVLVLPDGRMVDPAMVTRARELLALAP
- a CDS encoding CaiB/BaiF CoA transferase family protein, which produces MTRAAPLEGVKVLEAATLFAGPLAATFLGDFGADVTKIEHPRKPDAARGHGASKDGIGLWFKTLGRNKRLATLDLSRGREVFLDLVRANDVLIENFRPGTLERWGLGPDVLLEANPRLVIARVTAFGQVGPWSSRPGFGSLAEAMSGFAAVTGEPDGPPTLPPFGLADGITALATAYAVMVALRERDVSGAGQVVDLAIIEPILMMLGGGITAFQQLGYVQPRLGNRSSNNAPRNVYRTLDGEWVAVSTSSQSIAERVLRLVGREDLVAQPWFGSGRERAEHADELDEAVGSWIAGHPLDQVLSAFEKAEAAVGPVYDVRGIVTDPQYAALRTIATVDDDELGPLQMQNVLFRMSESPGAIKWAGRAHGADTAEVLAEVGVSPERLAELRAEGVC